The sequence ACTGCCTCGGTGGGGCTGGCCGCCGCAGGCGGTCAGCTCGCGGCCGGGGTGGCCGGGGCGCTCTTCAGCCAGGACAGGGCCGCCTTGTGGTAGGCGACGGCGAACTCCAGCGCGCTGGCGTCGTACGTCTCGCCTTCCTTCTTGGCGTTCTTGACCTGCTCGCGCGCCGCCGCGAGGGCCTCGGTGTGGTACTCGTTCGCCGTGGCGTACAGGTTCTTGAGCTGGTTCGCCGAGTGCAGGCCGCCGAAGGCGATCCGCAGCGCGACCGGGTTACGGATGGTGTCCTTGCCCGGATTTTCCGCCAACCACTTGGAGAATGTCCGTTTTCCGGCGGCCGTGATCGCGTACGGCTGGCTCATCCGCGGCCCGGGCTTGCCGAGCCGCACCAGACCCTTCTCCGCCAGCACCGGTAGCTCCCGGTAGACCTGGCTGCGCGTCATCGACCAGTACGGCGCCAGCCGCCGCTCCGCGGCGGCCATGAGTTGGCCGCCTGTCATCGGGCCGTCGTGCAGCAGCCCGAGCAGGGCCGCCGCCGTCGGATTGACTCCGGTTTCCGCCATGCCCTCTAAGCTGCCACTTTGTCGGACCCGGCGTCCAGGATTTGCCGTTTTCGCCACCCGATGAGTCGTCCGATGTGCACTGTCGGCCGACGACAGTCCGCCACGGACGCGGGCACCCCCGCCCGACCGGGTGAAAGGAGGGGCCCCTTTGCACAAGAGAGGGCCCCTCCCACACCTCAGCCCATGTGCGGGTACGCGTGGTCGGTCGGCGGGACGAAGGTCTCCTTGATCGTCCGCGGCGACATCCAGCGGACCAGGTTGTGCCAGGAGCCCGCCTTGTCGTTGGTGCCGCTGGCCCGGGCACCGCCGAAGGGCTGCTGCCCGACCACCGCCCCGGTCGGCTTGTCGTTGATGTAGAAGTTGCCGGCCGCGTACCGCATCTTCTCGGCCACCTGGTCGACCACCCGGCGGTCGGTCGCGAAGATCGACCCGGTCAGCGCGTACGGGGCGATCGACTCGGCCTGGGCCACCACCTCGTCGAAGCGGGCGTCGTCGAAGACGTGCACGCCGAGGATCGGGCCGAAGTACTCGGTGGTGAAGGTCTCGTGCCCGGCGTCGGAGCACTCGAACAGCGTCGGCCGGACGAAGTAGCCGACCGAGTCGTCAGCGGTGCCGCCGGCCAGGATCCGGCAGCTGTCGTCGCCCTTGATCAGCTCCAGCGCGGCGGTGTGCCGGCCGAACGCCTTGTCGTCGATCACCGCGCCGCCGAAGTTGCTGAAGTCGGTCACGTCGCCGTAGGTCAGCGAGTCGGCGGTGGCGGCGAGCCGGTCCCGCAGCCCGCCCTCCCAGATCGACCGGGGGATGTACGCCCGCGACGCGGCGGAGCACTTCTGCCCCTGGTACTCGTACGCCCCCCGGATCAGCGCGGTGTGCAGCGCGTCCACGTCCGCGCTGGTGTGGGCGACCACGAAGTCCTTGCCGCCGGTCTCGCCGACCAGCCGCGGGTAGCCCCGGTAGCGGGCGATGTTCTCGCCGACGGTCCGCCACAGGTGCTGGAAGACCTTGGTCGACCCGGTGAAGTGGATGCCGGCCAGGTCCGGGTCGGCGAGCACCACGTCGGAGACCTCCTCGCCGCGCCCGGTGACCATGTTGATCACGCCGGGCGGCAGGCCGGCCGCCTCGAACAGCCGCATGGTGAAGTGCGCGGCGAACTGCTGGGTCGGGCCCGGCTTCCAGACCACGGTGTTGCCGAGCAGCGCCGGCGCGGAGGGCAGGTTGCCCGCGATCGCGGTGAAGTTGAACGGCGTGACCGCGTAGACGAAGCCCTCGAGCGGGCGGTGGTCGAACCGGTTCCACACGCCGGGCGAGGACATCGGCTGCTCGGCCAGCAGGTTACGGGCGAAGTACACGTTGAACCGCAGGAAGTCGATGAACTCGCAGGCCGAGTCGATCTCCGCCTGGACGACCGTCTTGGACTGGCCGAGCATGGTGGCCGCGTTGAGCGTGTCCCGCCAGGGGCCGGAGAGCAGGTCGGCGGCGCGCAGGAAGATCGCGGCCCGCTCCTCGAACGGCAGCGCCCGCCACATCGGGGCGGCGTCCTTGGCGGCCGTCACCGCGGCGCGGGCGTCGTCGTGGGTGGCGTGCCCGGTGATGCCGAGCACGTGGGCGTGCTTGTGCGGCTGGACCACCTTGATCGGGTCGCCGCCGGCCATCCGCTGCTCGCCGGCGATGGTCATCGGCAGCTCGATCTGCGTGGCGGCCAGCTCGGTCAGCCGCCGCTGGAGCCGCTCCCGGTCGGCGCTGCCGGGCTCGTAGGTGTGGACCGGCTCGTTGCGCGGCTCGGGTACGGAGAACACGGCGTCCATCACGGCTCCTGTGCGATCTCGACGGCGGTGGCGAAATCGGACCCGCGGCACCGGCCGGGCGGCCGGGTGCCGGGCACCGCGCGGCGGACCGGTCGCGGTGGCGGGACCTCGGCCGATTCTTTCATGCGACACCCGCCGCGCCACCTCCACCGGCCCTCGGTGCGGCACCCGACCAGGGACACCGGGACGCAATGGCACACACCGGACCGTAGGTGGGACCCACTCCAACCCGATGAAACCTCAGCCAGACCCGACCCTCACCTGCGATCCGTTACCCGCCGGAGCTCGCCCTCGCCGCCCCGCCGGCCGTCCCGCCCGCGACCGGGGCACAACGGCTCCGCAGTGCGCCCGGCGGCGGCGCGTACGCTGGATGGCCGGTGACCTGCCCGGCCCGCCGCGGCCGATCCGGCGTCCGTCGAAGGGGAGACGATGAGCAAGCAGCCCGGCAGCTCCACGGCCGCGGGACCGGACCAGCCCGAGGTGGGGCAGCGGGCTC comes from Micromonospora viridifaciens and encodes:
- a CDS encoding PadR family transcriptional regulator; this encodes MAETGVNPTAAALLGLLHDGPMTGGQLMAAAERRLAPYWSMTRSQVYRELPVLAEKGLVRLGKPGPRMSQPYAITAAGKRTFSKWLAENPGKDTIRNPVALRIAFGGLHSANQLKNLYATANEYHTEALAAAREQVKNAKKEGETYDASALEFAVAYHKAALSWLKSAPATPAAS
- the pruA gene encoding L-glutamate gamma-semialdehyde dehydrogenase, translating into MDAVFSVPEPRNEPVHTYEPGSADRERLQRRLTELAATQIELPMTIAGEQRMAGGDPIKVVQPHKHAHVLGITGHATHDDARAAVTAAKDAAPMWRALPFEERAAIFLRAADLLSGPWRDTLNAATMLGQSKTVVQAEIDSACEFIDFLRFNVYFARNLLAEQPMSSPGVWNRFDHRPLEGFVYAVTPFNFTAIAGNLPSAPALLGNTVVWKPGPTQQFAAHFTMRLFEAAGLPPGVINMVTGRGEEVSDVVLADPDLAGIHFTGSTKVFQHLWRTVGENIARYRGYPRLVGETGGKDFVVAHTSADVDALHTALIRGAYEYQGQKCSAASRAYIPRSIWEGGLRDRLAATADSLTYGDVTDFSNFGGAVIDDKAFGRHTAALELIKGDDSCRILAGGTADDSVGYFVRPTLFECSDAGHETFTTEYFGPILGVHVFDDARFDEVVAQAESIAPYALTGSIFATDRRVVDQVAEKMRYAAGNFYINDKPTGAVVGQQPFGGARASGTNDKAGSWHNLVRWMSPRTIKETFVPPTDHAYPHMG